From the genome of Lotus japonicus ecotype B-129 chromosome 6, LjGifu_v1.2, one region includes:
- the LOC130725525 gene encoding extensin-like, whose protein sequence is MKDHHYLLPSSGQTTRTVQKQGISSCLSNIIIIFYPPPATPTPTTFNITLTPKHQPAATSPSPKHQPAATHTPQPQHPPPAISPSPAPPPPSETPEPELVGEEEGRAEHDRNTDFHIKHINPESNPSTPILNRNPTLNPPEQTNPPPPSTETPPHGCAALPPPCPS, encoded by the coding sequence atgaagGATCATCATTATCTTCTACCATCATCAGGCCAAACAACAAGAACAGTTCAGAAACAGGGAATCAGTAGCTGCCTAAGcaatatcatcatcatcttctaccCTCCACCTGCAACCCCAACACCCACCACCTTCAACATCACCCTCACCCCCAAACACCAACCCGCTGCAACCTCACCCTCCCCCAAACACCAACCCGCTGCAACCCACACTCCTCAACCCCAACACCCACCACCTGCAATCTCACCTTCACCCGCACCCCCACCCCCATCAGAAACCCCAGAACCAGAACTTGtaggagaggaagaaggaagagcaGAGCATGACCGGAATACAGATTTTCATATCAAACACATTAACCCAGAATCAAACCCATCCACCCCCATCCTCAACAGAAACCCCACCCTAAACCCACCGGAGCAaacaaacccacccccaccctcaACAGAAACCCCACCCCATGGTTGCGCCGCTCTTCCACCTCCTTGCCCTTCCTGA